A window of Rhododendron vialii isolate Sample 1 chromosome 11a, ASM3025357v1 contains these coding sequences:
- the LOC131306878 gene encoding uncharacterized protein LOC131306878 produces MSASSSNTLNSGSKLGRNVLCGCGVRAPLRTALTEPNVGRRFLGCVNYKKDDEGCKFFDWVDLPTCERGKDFGKWIVKKNDDLQKENVDLRAKIAELKEREEWFVMKMNCMNRNLKEMEDGFALKMEQYKNKNVGLRKRLKDEVEYGKKLVNVLTAMVVLLLGIGIFVCLGGKGMLKKKMLALP; encoded by the exons ATGTCTGCATCAAGTTCGAACACCCTTAACTCAGGAAGCAAACTAGGACGCAATGTTCTGTGTGGTTGTGGAGTTAGGGCTCCATTAAGAACAGCCCTAACTGAACCAAACGTGGGTAGGAGATTCCTAGGATGTGTGAACTACAAGAAG gaTGATGAAGGTTGTAAGTTCTTTGACTGGGTTGACCTGCCCACATGTGAGAGAGGGAAGGATTTTGGGAAATGGATAGTGAAGAAGAACGATgatttgcaaaaggaaaatgttgatttgagGGCTAAAATTGCAGAGCTGAAAGAGAGGGAGGAATGGTTTGTAATGAAGATGAATTGCATGAACAGAAATTTGAAGGAGATGGAGGATGGTTTTGCACTGAAAATGGAACAATACAAGAACAAGAATGTGGGCTTGAGGAAGAGGTTGAAGGACGAGGTTGAGTATGGGAAAAAACTGGTGAATGTGTTGACTGCAATGGTGGTACTTTTACTTGGCATAgggatttttgtttgtttggggggTAAAGGAatgttgaagaagaagatgttaGCATTACCTTAG